The genomic window CAAGTTGTGCCGTCCAACCTATTATGAGGGAAGAAATTACACCTATAATCCAACAGGCAGTAACCAATTTAGATGTTGCAGACACACCAAATACTACAGGGAATGTAGGCGCACCTTTAGCACGATCACCTTCCACATCCCTGGATACACCGGAAAGAGTAAATCCCCAATCGGTTACACACATCATAATTCCCAGGAAAATCCCGGGCAGGGGAAGAATAGAAGTGTCCGCACCTTTTAGAATTCCCGCAGGATCAAAAGCAAGCCAAATACCAATCGGTACAAGCCCGTATGCAATACCCACTGGTACAAAACTTAAGTAGGTAGATCTTTTAGCAAATTTTGAATATATGCTTATAGTACTAACTGCTATCACAAGTACTACAAAAGACTCGGGATTCAGGTACAGGGCTGCTATTGATGCAATAACTACAAGAACAAAGGCATATTTGAACCCCTGTTCCTGCGTGAGAGTGGAAGATGCGATGGGCCTTTCAGGCAGGTTAATCCTATCTATATCAATATCACAGCAGTCATTGAACACATAAGAACTTGTTATCGCAGCATAACCGCCAATAATTGCAATAATGAAAGGTAAAACCGAAGGTAGGCTTCCGGCATATATATATGATGCAAGCAATGCACTTGCTGCCGGCAGGGCAAGGTCCATATCAGCTATTTCAGGCCTGAGTAGTTCCAGATAAGGGTTGCGGGACTTCGATCCAGTTGTAGATACCAAGTAAATCACCCGGGATTAGATTCAAATCCGTGATTTCTGTCAGTTTAGTTTAAGATTTTCATTGGGCATTTCATCTAAAGAAATGGCATTCTTCTTGAGATCTTCATAAAGTGGATGAAAACTGTACTGTTTTGGGAGATTCAAGTAGAATAATCCATTCTTGTTTTTATTAA from Methanohalophilus halophilus includes these protein-coding regions:
- a CDS encoding UbiA prenyltransferase family protein, which translates into the protein MVSTTGSKSRNPYLELLRPEIADMDLALPAASALLASYIYAGSLPSVLPFIIAIIGGYAAITSSYVFNDCCDIDIDRINLPERPIASSTLTQEQGFKYAFVLVVIASIAALYLNPESFVVLVIAVSTISIYSKFAKRSTYLSFVPVGIAYGLVPIGIWLAFDPAGILKGADTSILPLPGIFLGIMMCVTDWGFTLSGVSRDVEGDRAKGAPTFPVVFGVSATSKLVTACWIIGVISSLIIGWTAQLGPIFFTGAILAGIWMIIQSLDFIKNPLPERGGMLFLQGSRYRGVMFGSLIIDVILSIVSEGYVNILW